The Hypomesus transpacificus isolate Combined female chromosome 12, fHypTra1, whole genome shotgun sequence genome segment GGCCTACATCCACACACGCATGCGGGCCAAGACCTCGGACTTCCTGAAGGTGCTGAACAGGGCCCGTCCCGACGCTGAGAAGAAGGAGATGAAGACCATCTCGTAAGTTGGGCTGCTAGAGCCCTCACTGCTCCTCCTCACAGCTGgggtctccttctccccctctcctcctcccctctcctccttctgcttcCACCACACTCCTCCggcctccctgcctcttttCCCCTCGcttctccttcctttctcctcctcctcctctgccttcacCACTTCCTTCTCCACCTTCCACCTGTGTCCGTACTAGAACCTAGAAATGAGGCTGGGTGGGGATGTATGTATGGGATGTATGGGATGGTTTAGCTCTACTCTTCTCACATTTCTCCAGACAGACCCATTATCTGAATCCGTTCACTCTCAATCTCATCTTGGATCTCATCATTCCGATGTTGGCCAACCGAAAGAGAGACCTGCAGTTTCTGTGATCGCTATCTCTGCCCAGCATTTCATTTTACACTTACTTGAATACCAGCTCAGCATTACAAATATGTTGTGGTTTGGCgcgtgtgtgttcctgtaaTGCTGTGAATGCATagccacacacactgttatgGCCCTGAGCAAGGGGGTATCAgacatacaatcacacacacacacacacacacacacacttagccaCTTAATGTTCTTCCTATTGGAAAGTCCTGTTTGTGTGGCTACCGTTCACTAGCCTAGGCGGTCGTCTTTGACAGTGCTGGCAATATTTGAACACATCCGTGATCAGGATTCTAACAAGCCCCCATCCCcactacacaaacactgtcctCCCCCTGTTGGCACACACTGGGTTCAGTGTGGTCGCCCCTGACAGAACAGCCCTTGTCACTCGGTTAATGTGTAATGCAGATACTATACTGCAGGTGATTGTTTGGGGGGCAGGGTTACCGTTGGCAAATACAGTCAAATGCCTAGGAGCACCGGACCCGACCTTTTaaagcaaaacaaacacagTTTCACCGACTGTTAAATACTATTCGAGTAGATGTGTGTTGTGGAGCAACTTCTCATGAACCATACGATGGTTGTGCGTATAGGTGGAGGCAAGGGATTAGTTAACCCTATACTTGCTGACTGAAGGATCAGCTAGCTGTGTAGATGGATCGTTTGGGTGTTTGTTATAGCCCACAGGCTGGTTTCTGCACCGAGGCATTTGGAAGATACATTACGTGTGTATTATGGTTTACATAATGTGCCTGTTGGTAAGTGTTTAATAATCCTCCTGGAGATGCTGTCTGCATGCCTGAGGGTGTTGTGTCTGAGTAAGAGCTTTGTTAGTGGTGGATtgtaacattgtgtgtgtgtgtgttcacaggggCAAAACGTTTACCCGCTGAGGCTGGTCTCCTTACGTGCACTCGGACTCCCAGGACACGCACAGTCGCGCCACATTGGACaggacctccccccccccccccctagcctGATTGCGAGTGCCCagactttttttgttttaataatAAAGTTGGCTCCTTCAAAATAAAGTTGGCTCTTAGGAAAATCGAGGCGTAAAAGAATAAAAAGGGCATTCCTTGCTTTGCATACTTAGATAATTATTAGtcctatataaatatatatatgagaagaaaaaaaaagaattttttGATACGATATCTTTTACTCCATTTGGTACTCTtgccttgctctctctccccccccccccccccccccccccccccccccccccaccccctcttccccatGGTGACCGTGCATTCAATGACTACAGAATTCCCCCCTCACTCCCACCCCATCTCTCTATCAATGCTATCATGTTGTCTGTACCATTGTCATTCGATACAATAAACCGTCTTACAAAAAGCATTCCTGTCATATTGTCAGTTTCAAGTTTTTTTATTGTCacgtgcacagaacaacacaaggtcagactgggcactgaaattcttgggacaagacaacacaaaacaacctggcataacatataagtactaagAACATGATTACATCTATGACAAGCTAAAGTAGAATAGAAATACAAAACAATGATGTCCCACAGAGCTATCATCAGATCTTAACACTTTATCTCAGTTCTGTTGAAGTGAGGTGAGCTCTCCTGTCAGCCAGTTCCATGGAACTCGGGGAAAGGAAAAAACGTTCTGACTTATGCCTGACAAACTCCTCGTAAACAAGCTTCCATGTTGACATGTAACAAAGGGAGTGGGACCTCAGGGCATGGTGGGATCAGTACTCCAGGATGAGTGGGATTTGACTTTCAGCAAATGTTTGGAAACTTAACATTTGCTGCACAGCGACACCTGGTCACAGTTTTAtatcaccaaatttggcatgaCGCCACTATTATGCAACATACCGTAAAGAGGATTCTTGTTGCTAACAGAATTCCACCAATTCCTCTGTACTCTCCTATCTCGATCACTGAAACTCCTTCCTCGTAAACCTAGCTGGGCCACAGGTGTTAAAGAAACAAACCTGGTCCTGGTACCACCGACATGCAATGCTTCTCCCTCCATGCTCCACAGTGGTAGACTAACCTCCCTGTTCTGCTAAGCACGTTTCCATGCCCACAGTCTAAAGACGCTCCCCTTCAAGACTCACGTTGACTAAGTTATGCAGCATTGTGGCACCGAAAGAATCACTTAGATGTAGACTTAGATGCGTTTTTTGGGATGCCTGTGACttgtccctccctgtctcttcccTGCACCATGTATGAGTAAAGGCCTGTTTGAGGtcctgttgttacactgtttgGCTAAAAACTACTGTAGTTGATGTTGCACTTTAGATATGTTGTCGTTTCTGTTGCACTGTATCAGACCATATAGTAATCGACATTGTAAGACTAGTTATTATTGCATTGTAGTTGTGTCATTTTTGTTCTTTGATCACCCATCTAATGTAGATGTTGTTGCTGAACTTAAGCAATGAAATATTATCGTTGAACTGTAGTATCCTTTTATTGTTTACCTCGCCTGTTATGAGTCTACTCCCATTGCACAATGTTTGGTACAGTAATTAACCCAAGAATATGATTGTTTTGCTTGAAACCACATGAGAAACGACAACAGCCAAGCGTAAGATGGTGCAATGTTTATTTAACCTATAGAATTTGCTGACAAGAATGCACTGGATGAACAACAAAGCTACTTCAACACAACATCAGTAATTGTAATGTCGGGCGTCCATTTCTTAGGGGAGAAGAAGGGTTGGTGGTTGAAGAGGGCGGGTGAAGGGTAAAAGCCAGAATTGGGCTAGGGCTAAGGCTTAACTGATTGGCCAGGATTAGTTGTCTTGGGAATCTCTAGAGCTGGAGTTTGGTGGGGTCTTGGAGCAAGCAGGTGGGGTGGTTTTCTTGACCGCCTGGGTAGGACTTTCCGACTTCTTCCCTTTCTTGCCCTCCTTCTGAGTAGGGGGGCCCTCCGCCTTGGCGGGGAGGGGCTCGGTGGCAGGGACGCTCGGCTCAGGAGCTGTGACCACCACCTTCACcgtcacctcctccttctccttctcctccttcttacTCGACTTGGGTGGCGCTGAAAGAGTAAGTATGTTTCAGTTTCCCAAGCTTGATCAACATAATCAGTCTGGTCCCTTTTATactccagaattgcatttttgaTCTATATTGAGAGGCACAGTGAGATTAGAGCATGCAGTGTTTTTACAGTGGGGTGACAGCTAAGCGTCACGAAGCGTCTAACCTACTCCTAGTGAACACAGCAAAACAGAATACACAACCATCAAAGTTGTGAATGCTCCCTGGCCCCAACCCTAAAGCCTACTAGAGGATTGTGAAAGTGGGAAGGAGCCAGGAGATGTGATATAAACACAATGAAGCGTGACTGAACTGAAATGGAAAACATGCAAGACACACAATGTCAGTTCATCTGAGGGGACCCCCACACGCCGCATCTCCTCGACATCTGCAACCACCGGTGTCAGAAAGAAGCTTCTAGAACTCACCACTGTTCAGAGCGTTCTCTAGAGAGAACTCCAAGCTGTGgagaggaacagaaagagagagagacagtatcGCTGTTGTAGTATCGCATGACTGTGCCTGTGTTTCTCCAGAAGCACCCACTCAAGGTCATACCTGGCCTCCTTGTCATCACTGATGCCGAGGATGAGGCGGCGGTAGTTCTCGATCTCAGCCTCCAGCTTCATCTTGACGTGCAGCAGTTCCTGGTAGTCCTCCACCTGGCGCTCCACCTGGGAGCGAACCTTCGTCAGGTCAGCCTCCAGCTGAAGCAGGATCTTGTTGATGCGGGATATCTCATTGTTGTAGCGCCCCTCTGTGTCAGACAGGGTTTCCTCCAGAGAGCGtatctgggggagggaggagaaattaGGAGattagaggggaagggagaagaacagagggaaggggatgggaaagggagggaaaagagatgagaggagatggttagagagagataagaggttGGTTTGGACACCAAACAGTGTTTGGATCGTGATTTGTGGTTGAGATCTGATTGGTGGGTTATTGGTTGTCTGTGGAAAAAATGTTCCTGATGGAGAACACTCCCTGCTTTTGAATACCGTTTGGAAAGACTCATGTTTGTTGAAATGCAAATCACTTTAAACAAATAAACTTCGGACGAGAGGTTTGTTGTTTTACGTGTCTGTTTGAATTCCAGTGGTTTTGTGTGAGGAGCAAAAGATCAAAGAGAGAAACGACTTGTAATCACAATGCTAGCTGTAATAACGGGGTACACTGACTTGGGAATGTGTACGCTAGGTTACTCCCACAATGGCCTTTCTTACTCCCTCtcaggagcgtgtgtgtgctcatgggTTTCGTCGTTGACTGCAGCGAGATGAAGTCCAGACATACTTTACACATCCGCTGTCATCCTGTCTGTACATGTTGCTGGTTTCCTTGCTCGGCGGAGCCTATTGCCATCGCAATGTGCCTCCAGACATGtctagtgactgtgtgtgtgtgagcgagggtgtgtgtgtgtgttaccatgtTAAGCATGGCCTGGGTGTCGATCTCCAGAAGCTGTCTCTGGCGGCGGAGGTCGTTGAGCTCCTGCTTGCTAGATTGCAAAGCCTCTGTGTTCTGGGCCACCTCCTCCTTGATGTTGTCAAactggagggaagagagaacggcagggagggagagacggaggtgggaaggcagggaacagagggaatgagagagattAACGGAGGGGAAAAAGGGTGCAGGACTCCTGGTCCATAAATGAAGCACCAGCTCACCTTGCTCTGGTACCAGTCATCAGTGTCCTTCAGGTTCTTCTGGGCTAGCTTATCGTACTGCCTGCGCATCTTGTCCAAGACATCGCCCAGGTTGGAGTTGTTGGAGTCGATCTCCACAATCACCTCAGAGTCCTTAACCTTCTTGCGCAGGGCCACAACTTCCTGtaataggagagagggggaggagaggagatggcaaAATTATGTAATTAAAGCTGTGTTTAATTGTGTGCACACATGCTTgtggtgtatgtttgtgtgtgtgtgttgtccttaCATCACTGTGGTCCTTCTTGAGGAAGGCCAGTTCCTGCTTTGTAGACTCTATTTCACTCTCCAGCTGGGCTTTGTTCAGCAGGGTGTCATCGATGATCTTCTTCAAACCAACCAGATCGTGCTCCACGACCTTCTTGGCCTGCTTCTCAGACTCCAGCCTATCAGAGGGGGAATGGGAGTTTAGGTCACGCCCACCAGTACTTTCCTGATTTATAAGCCAACATCTTAAATatattatcatcattattaaTATAGGCCTGTCTGAAAATATAGCATGTTGTGCAGTAGGTTATTGCAAGAAATTCTACTTTAACCCCAAAATAAGTATTATTTTTATAGTTTAGTCCATATATCTTACATACTTATTCTTAAAGTCCTCATTGGCCAGTTTGGTGTTATCAATCTGGAGCAGCAGGCGCGCGTTTTCAAGGGTCTTGTCCCGCAGCTGCGCAAAATAATGAAAGCCCGGGAGTCAAGCATTACAGTAAATCTGACAATTCAAAACAAATTAGAAACagcttatatatatttttactgttATATAACGGTAggctatatgtatatatacaattGTATGTATAGGCTTATCTATACAATTACTTTTAAAGCAATGCAGTTGGAATTAACTTACATTTAAACCAAAGACTacaaaagaaaaatgaaaatattGAAAATATAAACCTTTTTCCTGAGGTCAGCCACCGGTTTCTCGATTTCCGCCCAGTCGCGGCCCACCGGCACAGCCCGCTTGGCCAGGATGTCTTTGATCTGCTCCTCCAGATTTGAGTTGGTGCTCTCCAGCTGCCGCACCCTGCCCAGGTAGTCGTGCAGACGGTCATTCAGACCGCGCATCGTCTTCTTGTCGTCCGGTGCGGCAGCGGCGACCAACGGACCGTTGGAGATTGGACCGTTGGTGGCAGGCTTCTTTTCCGGGTCTGCGCGCATCACGTTCCTAAGACCCTCCAAGCTCGCCACGGACACTCTAGAGCCTCGTCCGCCAGCCCCACCGAACATGCTACCTGCGCTGTTCCTAGCCATATTAGTGATATAGTCGGACGGACAGTGCGTACAAGTTTACAGTGTAGAAGAGCAACGTAGCCAAGTTTAGCTGTTCAGGTGATGGGGATATGCAGGGAATTGTTTTTATACCGACGCTTAAAACCGGCCCCATGGCTCCTATTGGCTCGATTACGACCATCTCACCTCCGGGAAACAGGTTTGGAGTTGTAATTCCAGAATTTCAACTCGTTTTTTTTCAGATTGAATGTCATAATTTGAATTTGGCTTCATTTGATTGGACATAAGCAAATACCTACAGGGAAGGGGAGGTCATCGCCCCCTTTAAATGCAGGTGTTTTTCTGAGTGAAGGTGTCTTCCGAACTTGTCCTCCTCCTGACTCTGTTCAGTCTGTTCTGCTCTGTCATCTGATTGTCAACCAGTAACGGTACTCTGCAAGGATGTCGAAACCCGGTGGATTCAGCAGCCAATCCTCGACACCAGCCGCCGGTAAAGCGGGCGTGCTCAAAAGCTACCCAACTATCTCCTCTGCCAAGGCCGACCTAATGAACCCTATGGCATCCAGTATGGATCCAAAGGACCAGTCGGCCAAGTCCAAGGAGAAGGACCAGATGGTCGGGTTGAACGACAAATTCGTAGCTTTCATCGACAAGGTAGGCTTTAAAGCAaaacttgtttttctttctcactgTAACCTACCAGAATATTGATGCAATTTGCATAAATATAAAATCAATTACGTGTTTTATCCTTTTTACTTTTCTTGTTTACTCACATTGGGCTTAAATGGTCAAGTttttttgaaaaacaatcaaatattTTGACACTAGTTTACAAAAAATTTACACAATGCACGGTCACGGTCAAAGCATGTTACCTGCGGGAAAATGTAGGACTCGCCCGCTTGTCACTCCCTTTGTCAGGTACTCCCTTTCGGTGCTCCGGGCTAGGCAAATTATGAGCGTAGCCTGCGTTAGGCTCCGGATATGCTAGCGTTTACTGCAACCAATCCGAGACACAATGTACCCTATGCACTGACTGACTGTAGGAAACTACCCAGGGGCTAACTGTCTGCCGCCTCAGTCTCGCCACCCAGTGGCCAGTTAGAGATGTGCAGTTATGTTAGAAAGTAATTCCTAACTACCAATTAAAAGTGTCCCCTCTGCAATTGTTcatgtttgtctctctcacacacagacacacatgcacacacagtgaaTTTATGCACAGACGGCACACAGTTAACCTTAGCTACGGCTAAATATACTCTCGCCAAGAGTGTAGTCTAGTTTTGACCCCAGGCATTACAGACACAAACGTTGGCAACAAGGGAAAGCTATTTATTTCCTTGATTTCCTTGTCATGATATAAGTACTTACTTTCATAATATTTGGCATATAATGTAATTGTGATAGACTTATGAAATATATCAATaatacctctccccctccccccattcacCCCCAGGTCCAGCACCTGGAGCAGGAGAACAAGAAGCTGGAGACAAGGCTGAGGATTCTCCTGGATCAGGAGGGCTACAAGGGCAACATTGAGGACATCGTCAGCCAGCAGAAGGCTGACCTGCAGCGCCAGATAGACGGGCTGGACCTGGACCGGAACAAGCTGGAGGCAGAACTGCTCAAGAACCAGAAAGAAGTGGATCACACTCGCCAGAGGTGAGGGGCTGGCTGTTGTCGTCCTCGCTGCAACAGTCTAGTTCATGCACACAGGGGTGGATCCAGACATTTTCACGTGGGGTggcaagggggggagggggggggggagcaggaggtagTTAAAGAGGGCAGGAGGTAGTTGTAGAGGGCAGGAGGTAGCTGTAGAGGGCAGGAGGTAGTTGTAGGGTTGCATGGAGACGTGGAGGGACGGTGTGACCTGGTGCCACCTTAAATGATTACAACAATGTAGTTTAAATAATGCCAATAacaatattttattattattattattatttattcataTTTTTGAATGAAATGTACTATAATGTAAATtaaacatttctttattttaGCATGGGGACATTGGGGGGgtttagttttttggggggaactgccagttctcacacacacacacgcacacgctcacacccacacacacacacgcacacgcacacgctcacacccacactcacacacacacacgcacacacattgagaTGGACAAAACGAGAGACTTCCCATCAAATCATTCAGACATGCTGTTGCTTGTCACTCTAAGACCTTCCTGCTACGACATTCAAAGCCACCGAACCCTCTCATGATCCCACCACCCCAAATCCCACCTTAACATAAGCAAGGATCTGTAAGCCTCCTTAGTGAGGAGGGATACAgcacacctccctctcccctccagcccacccCCTAACGGGGGCCCCGGAGCTTAGAGTCTGGGGAGAATCAGGGCAGGGAGCCAGGCTCTGGGGCTATGTCTGGGCCGTCCATTCACTGGGCCTGGTTCTGATTCTGGTTCTGGGTCTGGTCTCGCTCATCTCAGCCCAGTGCCACAGGAGGTCTATTTGTCAGTCTGACTGTTTgcatgagagaggaagacagagaccaTTGGGTGATGACGATCCATTAGGATGTGATAgtccatgactgtgtgtgtgtatcatcatCCATGTCCTGAATCAtcctatgtgtatgtgttgtgcaGCTATGAGGATGAGTACCAGAAGAAGACTGAGCTGGAGAACGAGTTTGTCATCAACAAGAAGGTGACAAGgtttcctccacccccctcccattcTTCTTCTATCCATATATTCCTCTCCTGTGTGACATCTATAtctccatgtttgtgtgtgttgaggacGTGGATGAGGGACACTTGGCTACAGTGAACCTGGCTCTGGAGCTGGAAGACCTGATGGGAGAGCTGCACTTCTTGAGACAGGGCTTTGATGAGGTAGGACTGACTGACAGGCCTCACTGGCCAATCCCATTTAGGTCACACAAGGGATTGGTTCCGTGTTTCTAATTCCCGCCCCCTTAGTCAGGTCTGTCATACGGATGCACTATACCTGGTGGAGGGAAGAGGGCGCTATTGATTTGTTCTCCTTTATAATAGatgacgttgtgtgtgtgtgtttgtagttttGTTTAGCCACCCTTATGGGAGCCAAATGTCCTCAAAAGGAAAAAGGAAAAAGTGACCTTGTGGGGGTCTTTTGCTGGGCCCCGGAACTTCAAATGCTTTGATCAGGAGGTTTAAGgtgtt includes the following:
- the zgc:92380 gene encoding keratin, type I cytoskeletal 18 isoform X1 translates to MARNSAGSMFGGAGGRGSRVSVASLEGLRNVMRADPEKKPATNGPISNGPLVAAAAPDDKKTMRGLNDRLHDYLGRVRQLESTNSNLEEQIKDILAKRAVPVGRDWAEIEKPVADLRKKLRDKTLENARLLLQIDNTKLANEDFKNKLESEKQAKKVVEHDLVGLKKIIDDTLLNKAQLESEIESTKQELAFLKKDHSDEVVALRKKVKDSEVIVEIDSNNSNLGDVLDKMRRQYDKLAQKNLKDTDDWYQSKFDNIKEEVAQNTEALQSSKQELNDLRRQRQLLEIDTQAMLNMIRSLEETLSDTEGRYNNEISRINKILLQLEADLTKVRSQVERQVEDYQELLHVKMKLEAEIENYRRLILGISDDKEASLEFSLENALNSAPPKSSKKEEKEKEEVTVKVVVTAPEPSVPATEPLPAKAEGPPTQKEGKKGKKSESPTQAVKKTTPPACSKTPPNSSSRDSQDN
- the LOC124474619 gene encoding intermediate filament protein ON3-like isoform X3, with translation MSKPGGFSSQSSTPAAGKAGVLKSYPTISSAKADLMNPMASSMDPKDQSAKSKEKDQMVGLNDKFVAFIDKVQHLEQENKKLETRLRILLDQEGYKGNIEDIVSQQKADLQRQIDGLDLDRNKLEAELLKNQKEVDHTRQSYEDEYQKKTELENEFVINKKDVDEGHLATVNLALELEDLMGELHFLRQGFDEEIKELQSQIQNETVKLTQDNRRALDMDEIVDNVKAQYSQMAARTREEAELWNQKKMDDMVLKAGKHEQDVRDIKKEIADMLRVIQRLNADLDALRKRKESLEKDIEDAEGAGLKDMGQARENKLQLEEALRRAKQDMALQVREYQELMNLKLALDIEIATYRKLLEGEEKRMNDHMRQSDY
- the zgc:92380 gene encoding keratin, type I cytoskeletal 18 isoform X3 translates to MARNSAGSMFGGAGGRGSRVSVASLEGLRNVMRADPEKKPATNGPISNGPLVAAAAPDDKKTMRGLNDRLHDYLGRVRQLESTNSNLEEQIKDILAKRAVPVGRDWAEIEKPVADLRKKLRDKTLENARLLLQIDNTKLANEDFKNKLESEKQAKKVVEHDLVGLKKIIDDTLLNKAQLESEIESTKQELAFLKKDHSDEVVALRKKVKDSEVIVEIDSNNSNLGDVLDKMRRQYDKLAQKNLKDTDDWYQSKFDNIKEEVAQNTEALQSSKQELNDLRRQRQLLEIDTQAMLNMIRSLEETLSDTEGRYNNEISRINKILLQLEADLTKVRSQVERQVEDYQELLHVKMKLEAEIENYRRLILGISDDKEASATQVE
- the zgc:92380 gene encoding keratin, type I cytoskeletal 18 isoform X2, with product MFGGAGGRGSRVSVASLEGLRNVMRADPEKKPATNGPISNGPLVAAAAPDDKKTMRGLNDRLHDYLGRVRQLESTNSNLEEQIKDILAKRAVPVGRDWAEIEKPVADLRKKLRDKTLENARLLLQIDNTKLANEDFKNKLESEKQAKKVVEHDLVGLKKIIDDTLLNKAQLESEIESTKQELAFLKKDHSDEVVALRKKVKDSEVIVEIDSNNSNLGDVLDKMRRQYDKLAQKNLKDTDDWYQSKFDNIKEEVAQNTEALQSSKQELNDLRRQRQLLEIDTQAMLNMIRSLEETLSDTEGRYNNEISRINKILLQLEADLTKVRSQVERQVEDYQELLHVKMKLEAEIENYRRLILGISDDKEASLEFSLENALNSAPPKSSKKEEKEKEEVTVKVVVTAPEPSVPATEPLPAKAEGPPTQKEGKKGKKSESPTQAVKKTTPPACSKTPPNSSSRDSQDN